One Solanum lycopersicum chromosome 4, SLM_r2.1 DNA window includes the following coding sequences:
- the Phyt4 gene encoding subtilisin-like protease Phyt4 precursor (The RefSeq protein has 12 substitutions compared to this genomic sequence): MGFLLFLLFLLANSASGKRTTYIIHMDKSFMPKAFTSHEQWHSSILETVNLKDTASKSSTKPTRILYSYDNAFHGFSAVMSEDELKVLEKLPGFVSVYADKMVTLDTTHTFEFLGLNPESGLWPASHYGEDVIVGVIDTGVWPESRSYKDDGMTEIPSRWKGICEPGQDFNASMCNNKLIGVRYFNKGVKAANPNITISMNSGRDTQGHGTHTSSTVGGNYVEGASFFGYATGTARGVAPRARLAMYKVIFDEGRFASDVLAGMDQAVADGVDVISISMGFDNVPLYEDPIAIASFGAMEKGVLVSASAGNAGVTPGILHNGIPWLLTTAAGSIDRIHSGKLTLGNGQVITGWSMYPVSALVNDFPLIYNESISSCNSTSLSSFNFGIIICENGNFLDQINTIAESSAPAAIYISDDPRIFQREEFAYPGVVISPEDGAAVISYAKSSANPVASISFQQTFVRSTPAPVVATYTSRGPSPSYPGILKPDIMAPGSLVLASWIPNSYTVSIYPDIGLSSEFAMISGTSMACPHSSGIAALLKGAHPEWSPAAIRSAMITGAINIDNTNSPIKDSGLNYSIATPLAMGAGLVNPNFALNPGLIYDATPQDYINLLCAMKFTHKQILTITRSSTYTCQNASSDLNYPSFIAPYTNETTATLSQKFVRTVTNVGNGPANYSINMVVPSNTNISVYPSRLSFSSKYEKLSYTLTIEYSGNKTGEVVFGSLTWVDVIGLHAVTSSIVVAPMIRTW, encoded by the coding sequence ATGGGattctttttgttcttattgTTCCTCTTAGCTAATTCAGCTTCGGGAAAAAGAACCACTTACATAATCACTATGGACAAGTCATTCATGCCGAAAGCTTTTACTAGTCATGAGCAATGGCACTCTTCAATTCTTGAAACTGTCAACTTGAAAGATACAGCAAGCAAAAGTTCTACAAAGCCGACCAGGCTTCTTTATTCGTATGACAATGCATTTCATGGATTCAGTGCTGTTATGTCTGAGGATGAATTGaaagttcttgaaaagttgCCTGGTTTTGTCTCGGCTTATGCTGATAAAATGGTCACTCTTGACACAACTCACACGTTTGAGTTTCTCGGTCTGAATCCTGAGTCAGGGCTATGGCCAGCTTCTCACTATGGCGAAGACGTGATTGTTGGTGTCATTGATACTGGAGTGTGGCCAGAGAGTCGGAGTTATAAGGATGATGGGATGACTGAAATTCCGTCAAGGtggaagggtatatgtgagcctgGACAAGACTTTAATGCTTCAATGTGTAACAATAAGTTAATTGGTGTTCGATACTTCAACAAAGGAGTTAAAGCTGCAAATCCTAATATTACAATTAGTATGAATTCAGGCAGGGATACACAAGGTCATGGCACGCATACTTCATCAACTGTTGGTGGAAACTATGTCGAGGGTGCTTCATTCTTTGGCTATGCAACTGGCACAGCAAGAGGGGTCGCTCCACGTGCTAGGCTTGCTATGTATAAGGTCATTTTTGATGAAGGACGCTTCGCTTCTGATGTGCTTGCTGGTATGGATCAAGCTGTTGCTGATGGTGTCGATGTGATATCCATCTCTATGGGATTTGATAATGTTCCACTGTATGAAGACCCTATTGCCATAGCTTCATTTGGTGCCATGGAGAAAGGCGTTCTTGTTTCTGCTTCAGCAGGAAATGCAGGTGTCACTCCTGGAATACTCCACAATGGAATCCCCTGGCTCTTGACTACTGCTGCTGGCTCTATTGATCGCGTCCACTCAGGAAAATTGACTCTTGGAAATGGACAAGTGATCACTGGATGGTCAATGTACCCTGTTAGCGCCCTTGTCAACGATTTCCCACTTATCTACAACGAGTCAATATCGAGTTGCAATTCGACTTCCTTATCCAGCTTCAATTTTGGAATCATCATATGTGAAAATGGAAATTTCCTTGATCAAATAAATACCATTGCTGAATCCTCTGCCCCTGCTGCTATATACATCTCTGACGATCCAAGAATTTTCCAGAGAGAAGAATTTGCATATCCTGGTGTTGTTATCACTCCTGAAGATGGTGCAGCTGTGATCAGTTATGCTAAATCTGGTGCCAACCCTGTTGCCAGCATTAGCTTCCAACAGACATTTGTGAGATCAACACCAGCACCCGTCGTTGCAACTTACACATCACGAGGTCCTTCACCAAGCTATCCAGGAATCTTGAAGCCAGACATAATGGCACCAGGGTCATTAGTCTTAGCATCCTGGATTCCTAATAGTTATACAGTTTCGATATATCCAGATATCGGATTGAGCAGTGAATTCGCGATGATTTCAGGAACATCCATGGCTTGTCCACATTCTTCTGGCATTGCTGCACTTCTTAAAGGCGCACATCCTGAATGGAGTCCGGCAGCAATCCGATCTGCAATGATCACTGGTGCCATGAACATTGACAACACAAATTCTCCCATCAAAGACTCAGGCCTAAACTACAGTATCGCGACTCCTCTGGCTATGGGAGCAGGGTTAGTTAATCCAAACTTCGCCCTGAATCCAGGCCTTATCTATGATGCCACACCACAAGACTATATAAACCTTTTATGCACCATGAAATTCACTCACAAGCAAATCTTGACAATCACAAGATCATCAACCTACACTTGCCAAAATGCATCTTCTGATCTTAACTACCCATCATTCATCGCCCTATACACTAATGAAACTGCAGCAACACTGAGTCAAAAGTTTGTTAGGACAGTGACAAACGTTGGCAATGGTCCTGCTAACTATTCTATTAATATGGTTGTGCCATCGAACACAAACATAAGTGTTTATCCTTCAAGATTGTCCTTCAGCAGCAAGTATGAGAAGCTAAGTTATACATTGACGATTGAATATAGTGGTAACAAAACTGGAGAAGTTGTATTCGGATCGCTTACCTGGGTGGATGTAATTGGTCTCCATGCTGTAACAAGTCCAATTGTGGTTGCACCAATGATCCGTACTTGGTAA
- the Phyt5 gene encoding aspartate-specific protease Phyt5 precursor (The RefSeq protein has 9 substitutions compared to this genomic sequence): MGFFLFLLFLLANSASGKRTTYIIHMDKSFMPKAFTSHEQWHSSILETVNLKDTASKSSTKPTRLLYSYDNAFHGFSAVMSEDELQVLEKLPGFVSAYADKMVTLDTTHTFEFLGLNPESGLWPASHYGEDVIVGVIDTGVWPESRSYKDDGMTEIPSRWKGICEPGQDFNASMCNNKLIGVRYFNKGVKAANPNITISMDSGRDTHGHGTHTSSTVGGNYVEGASFFGYATGTARGVAPRARLAMYKVIFDEGSFASDVLAGMDQAVADGVDVISISMGFNNVPLYEDPIAIASFGAMEKGVLVSASAGNAGVTPGRLHNGIPWLLTTAAGSIDRVLSGKLTLGNGQVITGWSMYPASAVVNKFPLIYNESISSCNSTSLSSFNYGIIICENGYFSDQINFIAKSSAPAAIYISDNPSIFESGEFEYPGVVISPENGAAVISYAKSSANPVASISFQQTFVRSTPAPVVASYTSRGPSPSYQGILKPDIMAPGSLVLASWIPKGYTTYIYPDIKLSSEFAMISGTSMACPHSSGIAALLKGAHPEWSPAAIRSAMITGAINIDNINSPIKDSGLNYSIATPLAMGAGLVNPNFALNPGLIYDATPQDYINLLCTMKFTHKQILTITRSSTYTCQNASSDLNYPSFIALYTNETAATLSQKFVRTVTNVGNGPANYSINMIVPSNTNVSVYPSRLSFSSKYEKLSYTLTVEYSGNRTGEVVFGSITWVDVIGLHAVTSPIVVAPMIHTWS; this comes from the coding sequence ATGGGattctttttgttcttattgTTCCTCTTAGCTAATTCAGCCTCAGGAAAAAGAACCACTTACATAATCCATATGGACAAGTCATTCATGCCGAAAGCTTTTACTAGTCATGAGCAATGGCACTCTTCAATTCTTGAAACTGTCAACTTGAAAGATACAGCAAGCAAAAGTTCTACAAAGCCGACTAGGCTTCTTTATTCGTATGACAATGCATTTCATGGATTCAGTGCTGTTATGTCTGAGGATGAATTggaagttcttgaaaagttgCCTGGTTTTGTCTCGGCTTATGCTGATAAAATGGTCACTCTTGACACTACTCACACGTTTGAGTTTCTCGGTCTGAATCCTGAGTCAGGGCTATGGCCAGCTTCTCATTATGGCGAAGACGTGATTGTTGGTGTCATTGATACTGGAGTATGGCCAGAGAGTCGGAGTTATAAGGATGATGGGATGACTGAAATTCCGTCAAGAtggaagggtatatgtgagcctgGACAAGACTTTAATGCTTCAATGTGTAACAATAAGTTAATTGGTGTTCGATACTTCAACAAAGGAGTTAAAGCTGCAAATCCTAATATTACAATTAGTATGGATTCAGGCAGGGATACACATGGTCATGGCACGCATACTTCATCAACTGTTGGTGGAAACTATGTCGAGGGTGCTTCATTTTTTGGCTATGCAACTGGTACAGCAAGAGGGGTCGCTCCACGTGCTAGGCTTGCTATGTATAAGGTCATTTTTGATGAAGGAAGCTTCGCTTCTGATGTGCTTGCTGGTATGGATCAAGCTGTTGCTGATGGTGTCGATGTTATATCCATCTCTATGGGTTTTAATAATGTTCCGTTGTATGAAGACCCTATTGCCATAGCTTCATTTGGTGCCATGGAGAAAGGTGTTCTTGTTTCCGCTTCAGCAGGAAATGCAGGTGTGACTCCTGGAAGACTACATAATGGAATCCCCTGGCTCTTGACTACTGCTGCTGGCTCCATTGATCGTGTCCTCTCTGGAAAATTGACTCTTGGAAATGGACAAGTGATCACTGGTTGGTCAATGTACCCTGCTAGTGCTGTTGTCAACAAGTTCCCACTTATCTACAACGAGTCAATATCTAGTTGCAATTCAACATCCCTATCCAGCTTCAATTATGGAATCATCATATGCGAAAATGGATATTTCTCCGATCAAATAAATATCATTGCTAAATCCTCTGCCCCTGCTGCTATATACATCTCTGACAATCCGAGCATTTTCGAGAGTGGAGAATTTGAATATCCTGGTGTTGTTATCAGCCCTGAAAATGGTGCAGCTGTGATTAGTTATGCTAAATCTAGTGCCAATCCTGTTGCCAGCATTAGCTTTCAACAGACATTTGTGAGATCAACACCAGCACCCGTCGTTGCATCTTATACCTCACGGGGTCCTTCACCGAGCTATCAAGGAATCTTGAAGCCAGACATAATGGCACCAGGGTCATTAGTCTTAGCATCCTGGATTCCCAAAGGTTATACAACTTATATATATCCGGATATTAAATTGAGCAGTGTATTCGCGATGATTTCAGGAACATCCATGGCTTGTCCACATTCCTCTGGCATTGCTGCACTTCTTAAAGGCGCACATCCTGAATGGAATCCAGCAGCAATCCGATCTGCAATGATCACTGGTGCCATGAACATTGACAACACAAATTCCCCCATCAAAGATTCAGGCCTAAACTACAGTATCGCGACTCCTCTGGCTATGGGAGCAGGGTTAGTTAATCCAAACTTCGCCCTGAATCCAGGCCTTATCTATGATGCCACACCACAAGACTATATAAACCTTTTATGCACCATGAAATTCACTCACAAGCAAATCttaacaatcacaagatcatcAACCTACACTTGCCATAATGCATCTTCTGATCTTAACTACCCATCATTCATCGCCCTATACACTAATGAAACTGCAGCAACACTGAGTCAAAAGTTTGTTAGGACAGTGACAAACGTTGGCAATGGTCCTGCTAACTATTCTATTAATATGGTTGTGCCATCGAACACAAACATAAGTGTTTATCCTTCAAGATTGTCCTTCAGCAGCAAGTATGAAAAGCTAAGTTATACATTGACAGTTGAATATAGTGGTAACAGAACTGGAGAAGTTGTATTCGGATCGATAACTTGGGTGGATGTAATTGGTCTCCATGCTGTAACAAGTCCAATTGTTGTTGCACCAATGATCCATACTTGGTCATGA
- the PHYT2 gene encoding subtilisin-like protease SBT3: protein MANYIALCIWLLSIIQLAKSETYIIHMDLSAMPKAFSSHYNWYLTTLFSVSDSKDLLSSKLVYTYTNAINGFSASLSPSEIEAIKNSPGYVSSIKDMSVKVDTTHTSQFLGLNSESGVWPKSDYGKDVIVGLVDTGIWPESRSYSDDGMNEVPSRWKGECESGTQFNTSLCNKKLIGARYFNKGLLANNPNLTISMDSARDTDGHGTHTSSTAAGSRVEGASFFGYAAGTATGVAPKAHVAMYKALWEEGVFLSDILAAIDQAIADGVDVLSLSLGIDVLPLYEDPVAIAAFAALEKGIFVSTSAGNEGPFLETLHNGTPWVLTVAAGTVDREFIGTVTLGNGVSVTGLSLYPGNSSSSESSISFVDCQDDKELQKNAHRIVVCIDNNDSVSEDVYNVRNSKVSGAVFITNSTDLEFYLQSEFPAVFLNIQEGDKVLEYVRSDSAPNAKLEFQVTRIGARPAPKVASYSSRGPSPSCPTILKPDLMGPGALILASWPQETPVTEVTSGKLYSNFNIISGTSMSCPHASGVAALLKSAHPEWSPAAIRSAMMTTAYVLDNTESPIQDVGLKNGVATPLAMGAGHIDPNKALDPGLIYDATPQDYVNHLCGLNFTSKQIQTITRSSTYTCSNPSLDLNYPSFIGYFNRNSSDSDPKRIQEFKRTVTNLQDGTSIYTAKLTPMGKFKVTVVPNKLIFKEKYEKQSYKLRIEGPITMDDIVVDGSLSWMETRGKYIVKSPIVATSIRVDPLRGHN from the exons ATGGCAAATTATATTGCCTTGTGTATTTGGTTGCTTTCTATAATTCAATTGGCAAAGTCAGAAACTTATATCATTCATATGGATTTGTCAGCCATGCCAAAAGCTTTTTCTAGCCATTATAATTGGTACTTGACTACACTTTTTTCGGTATCAGATAGCAAAGACTTGTTGTCCTCTAAACTAGTTTATACTTATACTAATGCCATCAATGGTTTCAGTGCAAGTCTTTCTCCTTCTGAGATAGAAGCTATTAAGAATTCTCCGGGCTATGTTTCTTCGATTAAGgatatgtcggttaaagttgaCACAACCCACACATCTCAATTCCTTGGCCTTAACTCTGAGTCTGGTGTATGGCCAAAGTCGGATTATGGCAAAGATGTTATAGTTGGATTAGTTGACACTGGGATATGGCCAGAGAGTAGAAGTTATAGTGATGATGGGATGAATGAAGTACCATCAAGATGGAAAGGAGAATGTGAAAGTGGAACTCAGTTCAATACCTCTTTGTGCAATAAGAAACTCATTGGCGCTCGTTACTTCAATAAAGGCCTACTTGCTAACAACCCGAATCTTACCATTTCGATGGATTCTGCTCGTGATACGGATGGACATGGGACTCACACTTCTTCCACGGCTGCTGGAAGTCGTGTAGAGGGTGCATCGTTTTTTGGATATGCTGCTGGAACTGCTACAGGTGTAGCACCAAAGGCTCATGTGGCCATGTACAAGGCTCTATGGGAAGAAGGTGTATTCTTGTCTGATATTCTTGCAGCAATTGATCAAGCAATTGCAGATGGTGTAGATGTATTGTCCTTATCATTAGGCATTGATGTGCTTCCTTTATACGAAGATCCTGTTGCAATTGCTGCATTTGCTGCACTGGAGAAAGGCATATTTGTTTCTACATCTGCAGGAAATGAAGGGCCTTTTTTGGAAACTTTGCACAATGGAACGCCTTGGGTGCTCACTGTTGCTGCTGGCACAGTTGACCGCGAGTTTATTGGCACAGTAACACTTGGAAATGGAGTTTCGGTCACTGGATTATCGCTCTACCCGGGGAACTCTAGTTCAAGTGAAAGCTCCATTAGCTTCGTTGACTGCCAAGATGATAAGGAACTGCAGAAAAATGCACACAGAATAGTGGTCTGCATTGACAATAATGATTCAGTTAGCGAGGACGTCTACAATGTAAGAAATTCAAAAGTTTCTGGTGCAGTCTTCATAACTAATTCAACTGACTTGGAATTCTATCTCCAAAGTGAATTTCCCGCAGTGTTTTTGAACATTCAAGAGGGTGATAAAGTTCTTGAGTACGTTAGGAGTGACTCTGCACCTAACGCAAAGCTTGAATTCCAAGTGACGCGTATTGGTGCTAGACCAGCACCAAAAGTTGCTAGCTATAGCTCAAGAGGACCATCACCAAGCTGTCCTACAATTCTAAAGCCTGACCTTATGGGTCCTGGTGCCTTAATACTTGCTTCATGGCCACAAGAAACACCAGTAACTGAAGTTACCTCGGGAAAACTTTATAGTAACTTCAACATTATATCAGGCACATCAATGTCTTGTCCACATGCTTCTGGTGTAGCAGCACTTCTAAAAAGTGCACACCCTGAATGGAGCCCTGCTGCTATCCGATCCGCCATGATGACCACAGCCTATGTATTGGACAACACGGAAAGCCCCATCCAAGACGTAG GTCTGAAGAATGGTGTTGCTACTCCTCTAGCTATGGGAGCTGGCCATATCGATCCAAACAAAGCGTTGGATCCCGGACTCATCTATGATGCAACACCACAAGATTATGTTAACCACCTCTGTGGTTTGAACTTCACATCCAAACAAATACAAACGATCACAAGATCCTCAACTTACACTTGCTCCAACCCATCATTAGACTTGAACTATCCATCATTCATTGGCTATTTCAACCGGAATAGCAGCGATTCGGATCCTAAAAGGATTCAAGAATTCAAAAGAACAGTGACTAACTTACAAGATGGTACATCAATATACACAGCAAAGCTCACTCCAATGGGTAAATTTAAAGTTACTGTTGTACCTAATAAgttgattttcaaagaaaagtaTGAAAAACAAAGCTATAAGCTAAGAATAGAAGGTCCAATAACTATGGATGATATTGTGGTTGATGGTTCATTGAGCTGGATGGAAACTAGAGGAAAATACATAGTCAAAAGTCCAATTGTTGCAACAAGTATAAGAGTGGATCCTTTGAGAGGACATAACTGA
- the LOC101250111 gene encoding uncharacterized protein isoform X2 — MHTKTDSEDTSLAPSSPDNRGPTAYYVQSPSRDSHDGEKTTTSFHSTPVISPMGSPPHSHSSVGRHSRDSSSSRFSGSLKPGSRKILPDAAGGVGGRHHRKGQKPWKECDVIEEEGLLEDDRSSKSLPRRCYVLAFVVGFFILFSFFALILWGASRPQKPKITMRTIKFDHFGIQAGSDATGVATDMISMNATVKFLYRNTASFFGMKKFYQSRKSQRVVAVSVIGNKIPLYGGGASLSTPAGATPLPVPLKLNFKLRSRAYVLGKMVKPKFYKTIDCLLTLRPQKMNAAISLKNCTYS; from the exons ATGCATACAAAAACTGATTCAGAAGATACGAGCTTGGCTCCTTCGTCGCCGGACAATAGAGGGCCGACGGCGTATTACGTTCAAAGTCCGTCACGTGATTCTCACGATGGCGAGAAGACAACGACGTCGTTTCACTCTACTCCTGTTATCAGTCCCATGGGTTCTCCTCCTCACTCTCACTCATCCGTCGGCCGTCACTCCCGTGATTCCTCTTCCTCCAGATTCTCCGGCTCCCTCAAGCCTGGATCTCGGAAGATTTTACCCGACGCCGCCGGAGGCGTCGGCGGCCGTCACCACCGCAAAGGGCAGAAGCCCTGGAAGGAATGTGATGTTATTGAGGAAGAAGGACTACTTGAAGATGATAGATCCAGTAAATCTCTTCCACGTCGTTGCTATGTCCTTGCTTTTGTTGTTGGTTTCTTCATCCTTTTCTCCTTCTTTGCTCTCATCCTTTGGGGTGCTAGTCGACCTCAGAAACCCAAAATCACCATGAGG ACCATAAAATTTGATCATTTTGGGATTCAAGCTGGTTCTGATGCCACAGGAGTAGCAACTGATATGATCTCCATGAATGCTACTGTGAAATTCCTTTACCGTAATACTGCATCATTTTTCGGT atgaagaaattttaCCAATCAAGAAAGAGCCAAAGAGTTGTAGCTGTATCAGTTATAGGGAACAAGATTCCATTATATGGAGGTGGAGCAAGTTTGAGCACACCAGCAGGGGCGACGCCATTACCAGTGCCACTTAAATTAAACTTCAAGCTTCGATCAAGAGCTTATGTTTTAGGGAAAATGGTAAAGCCCAAGTTCTACAAGACAATTGATTGTCTACTTACTCTTCGTCCCCAGAAGATGAACGCCGCAATTTCACTAAAGAATTGTACCTACAGTTGA
- the LOC101250111 gene encoding uncharacterized protein isoform X1, which yields MHTKTDSEDTSLAPSSPDNRGPTAYYVQSPSRDSHDGEKTTTSFHSTPVISPMGSPPHSHSSVGRHSRDSSSSRFSGSLKPGSRKILPDAAGGVGGRHHRKGQKPWKECDVIEEEGLLEDDRSSKSLPRRCYVLAFVVGFFILFSFFALILWGASRPQKPKITMRTIKFDHFGIQAGSDATGVATDMISMNATVKFLYRNTASFFGVHVTSTPLDLSFSELTIGSGAMKKFYQSRKSQRVVAVSVIGNKIPLYGGGASLSTPAGATPLPVPLKLNFKLRSRAYVLGKMVKPKFYKTIDCLLTLRPQKMNAAISLKNCTYS from the exons ATGCATACAAAAACTGATTCAGAAGATACGAGCTTGGCTCCTTCGTCGCCGGACAATAGAGGGCCGACGGCGTATTACGTTCAAAGTCCGTCACGTGATTCTCACGATGGCGAGAAGACAACGACGTCGTTTCACTCTACTCCTGTTATCAGTCCCATGGGTTCTCCTCCTCACTCTCACTCATCCGTCGGCCGTCACTCCCGTGATTCCTCTTCCTCCAGATTCTCCGGCTCCCTCAAGCCTGGATCTCGGAAGATTTTACCCGACGCCGCCGGAGGCGTCGGCGGCCGTCACCACCGCAAAGGGCAGAAGCCCTGGAAGGAATGTGATGTTATTGAGGAAGAAGGACTACTTGAAGATGATAGATCCAGTAAATCTCTTCCACGTCGTTGCTATGTCCTTGCTTTTGTTGTTGGTTTCTTCATCCTTTTCTCCTTCTTTGCTCTCATCCTTTGGGGTGCTAGTCGACCTCAGAAACCCAAAATCACCATGAGG ACCATAAAATTTGATCATTTTGGGATTCAAGCTGGTTCTGATGCCACAGGAGTAGCAACTGATATGATCTCCATGAATGCTACTGTGAAATTCCTTTACCGTAATACTGCATCATTTTTCGGTGTACATGTCACATCAACCCCTCTTGATCTCTCATTTTCAGAACTCACAATTGGATCCGGAGCT atgaagaaattttaCCAATCAAGAAAGAGCCAAAGAGTTGTAGCTGTATCAGTTATAGGGAACAAGATTCCATTATATGGAGGTGGAGCAAGTTTGAGCACACCAGCAGGGGCGACGCCATTACCAGTGCCACTTAAATTAAACTTCAAGCTTCGATCAAGAGCTTATGTTTTAGGGAAAATGGTAAAGCCCAAGTTCTACAAGACAATTGATTGTCTACTTACTCTTCGTCCCCAGAAGATGAACGCCGCAATTTCACTAAAGAATTGTACCTACAGTTGA
- the CIP4 gene encoding CONSTANS interacting protein 4 (The RefSeq protein has 2 substitutions compared to this genomic sequence) has translation MALPHHHLQLHIQQQPHQQQQQSKSYRDLYNNMDGQITNPVVYFNGSNLPEQSQHPPYIPPFQVVGLAPGTADDGGLDLQWNYGLEPKKKRPKEQDFMENNNSQISSVDLLQRRSVSTGLGLSLDNGRLASSCDSAFLGLVGDDIERELQRQDAEIDRYIKVQGDRLRQAVLEKVQANQIQAITYVEEKVLQKLRERDTEVDDINKKNMELELRMEQLALEANAWQQRAKYNENLINTLKVNLQHVYAQSRDSKEGCGDSEVDDTASCCNGRATDLHLLCRDSKEMKELMTCRVCRTNEVCMLLLPCKHLCLCKECESKLSLCPLCQSTKYIGMEVYM, from the exons ATGGCGCTTCCTCATCACCATCTCCAACTACACATTCAACAACAACCACATCAACAACAGCAACAGTCCAAATCTTACAG AGATTTGTACAACAATATGGATGGTCAGATAACAACCCCGGCTGTTTATTTCAATGGCTCTAATCTTCCTGAACAGTCTCAACACCCTCCTTATATACCTCCCT TTCAAGTAGTGGGGTTGGCTCCTGGTACAGCTGATGATGGAGGGTTGGATTTGCAGTGGAATTATGGGTTGGAGCCAAAGAAGAAGAGGCCTAAGGAGCAAGATTTTATGGAGAATAACAACTCTCAAATATCTTCTGTTGATCTGTTGCAGCGGCGATCGGTGTCCACTGGGTTGGGGTTGTCGCTGGATAATGGACGTTTGGCTTCGTCGTGTGACTCAGCGTTTCTAGGGCTTGTGGGTGATGATATTGAACGAGAATTGCAGAGACAAGATGCTGAGATTGATAGATACATCAAAGTTCAG GGTGATCGCTTAAGGCAAGCTGTATTGGAGAAGGTTCAAGCTAATCAGATTCAGGCTATCACCTATGTTGAAGAGAAGGTCCTTCAGAAACTTCGAGAAAGAGACACAGAGGTTGATGATATCAACAAGAAAAACATGGAACTTGAGTTGCGGATGGAACAATTGGCTTTGGAAGCCAATGCTTGGCAACAGCGTGCCAAATACAATGAGAACTTGATTAACACACTTAAGGTAAATCTACAACATGTTTATGCACAGAGCAGAGATAGTAAAGAAGGTTGTGGTGACAGTGAGGTAGATGACACAGCATCATGCTGTAATGGACGGGCTACAGATCTCCACCTGCTTTGCCGGGATAGCAAGGAAATGAAGGAGTTGATGACGTGTAGGGTCTGTAGAACCAATGAAGTTTGCATGCTATTGTTACCATGTAAGCATCTCTGCCTGTGTAAAGAGTGTGAGAGTAAGCTTAGTCTTTGTCCCTTGTGTCAGTCCACTAAGTATATAGGTATGGAAGTTTACATGTAG